A segment of the Streptomyces sp. P9-A2 genome:
AGTCGCTGGGGCTGAGCGACGAGGTCCTGCCGGTGTACCTGGAGGAGATCTCCTCCACCCTCTCCGGCACCTGCTACAAGCTGGCCAAGCCCGCCGTCACCTCGGCCGAGCTGGTGGACGCCGGTTTCCAGGCCGTCGAGACCGGCATGACCGAGGGCCACCCCTGCTTCGTCGCCAACAACGGGCGCCTCGGCTTCGGCGTCCACGAGTACCGGGCCTACGCGCCGGAGACGGCGAGCCCGGTACGGCTGGTGTGGCTGGCCGCGCACCGCTCACGGGCGGCGTTCACCGCCGGTGTCGGCATCGAGTACGAGTCGTTCCTGCGCCAGGAGCTGGGCGAGGACACCGTCGGACGCTTCCACCGGACGCTCACGGAACAGGGACTCGACCCGGCCGACTACCTGTTCATCCCCGTCCATCCCTGGCAGTGGTGGAACAAGCTCGCCGTCACCTTCGCCGCCGAGGTCGCCCGCCGCCACCTGGTGTGCCTGGGCGAGGGCGACGACGAGTACCTGGCCCAGCAGTCCATCCGTACCTTCTTCAACCGGTCGAACCCGCACAAGCACTATGTGAAGACGGCCCTGTCCGTCCTCAACATGGGCTTCATGCGCGGTCTTTCGGCCGCGTACATGGAGGCCACCCCGGCGATCAACGACTGGCTGGCCCAGCTGATCGACAGCGACCCGGTGCTGCGGTCGACCGGGCTGACGATCATCCGGGAGCGGGCCGCGGTCGGCTACCGCCACCTGGAGTACGAGAAGGCCACCGACCGCCACTCGCCGTACCGCAAGATGCTGGCCGCGCTGTGGCGGGAGAGCCCGGTGGCGTCGCTGCGGGAGGGCGAGTCCCTCGTCACGATGGCCTCGCTGCTCCATGTGGACCACGAGGGGACGTCCTTCGCGGGCGCGCTGATCGAGCGGTCCGGCCTGACGCCGGTCCAGTGGCTGCGGCACTACCTGCGCGCCTACTACACGCCGCTGCTGCACAGTTTCTACGCCTACGACCTGGTGTACATGCCGCACGGCGAGAACGTGATCCTCGTCCTCGAGGACGGGGTGGTGCGCCGCGCGGTCTACAAGGACATCGCCGAGGAGATCGCGGTGATGGACCCGGACGCGGTGCTCCCGCCGGAGGTCTCCCGCGTACGCGTGGAGGTGCCGGACGACCAGAAGCTGCTGTCGATCCTCACGGACGTCTTCGACTGCTTCTTCCGCTTCCTGGCCGCCGACCTCGCCGCCGGGGGCGTCCTCACCGAGGACGACTTCTGGCGGACGGTCGCGGAGATCACCCGCGAGTACCAGGCGTCGGTGCCCGAACTCGGCGACAAGTTCGCCCGGTACGACATGTTCGCCCCCGAGTTCGCGCTGTCCTGCCTCAACCGGCTCCAGCTGCGCGACAACCGGCAGATGGTCGACCTCACGGACCCGTCCGGCGCGCTCCAGCTGGTCGGCACCCTGGAGAACCCCCTCGCGGGGTTCTGACCCGCGATCCGACCCACGAACGGACGGGCACCCCGCGGTACGGTCCTGCGGGGTGCCCGTCGTCCTTGGTGAGGAGACCGGGCAAGC
Coding sequences within it:
- a CDS encoding IucA/IucC family protein is translated as MSPAGAVGHLTPERWERADRLLIRKALAEFAHERLITPEPAPRQADGYVVRSDDGLTEYRFTAVRRALDHWQVAAESITRHRGGGELPLAALDFFIELQKSLGLSDEVLPVYLEEISSTLSGTCYKLAKPAVTSAELVDAGFQAVETGMTEGHPCFVANNGRLGFGVHEYRAYAPETASPVRLVWLAAHRSRAAFTAGVGIEYESFLRQELGEDTVGRFHRTLTEQGLDPADYLFIPVHPWQWWNKLAVTFAAEVARRHLVCLGEGDDEYLAQQSIRTFFNRSNPHKHYVKTALSVLNMGFMRGLSAAYMEATPAINDWLAQLIDSDPVLRSTGLTIIRERAAVGYRHLEYEKATDRHSPYRKMLAALWRESPVASLREGESLVTMASLLHVDHEGTSFAGALIERSGLTPVQWLRHYLRAYYTPLLHSFYAYDLVYMPHGENVILVLEDGVVRRAVYKDIAEEIAVMDPDAVLPPEVSRVRVEVPDDQKLLSILTDVFDCFFRFLAADLAAGGVLTEDDFWRTVAEITREYQASVPELGDKFARYDMFAPEFALSCLNRLQLRDNRQMVDLTDPSGALQLVGTLENPLAGF